In one Neobacillus sp. CF12 genomic region, the following are encoded:
- the tapA gene encoding amyloid fiber anchoring/assembly protein TapA, translating to MKIRYTRVKKFSKKSFGLMILVQILTIFYTIVVGTAFLTSNTEAYFNDNSEVAGIIQVGFWENEWDKSSLKFPSENDQLFESCEPKEISVQISNTGSDMKGPSQYEVYYISKGNPMKGEKVGEGIIDPILANQSATLKFTATKPGNYKFRALQRPNHGHKAERQDLWSETIMINCNVDKENIETIEVQDASIPNTEVPVETNPTQEEENVNTSLSDTEQINTQDEEQQENLDKSSE from the coding sequence ATGAAAATTAGATATACAAGAGTAAAAAAATTTTCTAAGAAAAGTTTTGGTTTAATGATCTTGGTTCAAATATTAACGATATTCTACACAATTGTCGTGGGAACCGCATTTTTGACATCTAATACAGAAGCCTATTTTAATGATAATTCAGAGGTAGCAGGAATTATCCAGGTTGGATTTTGGGAAAATGAATGGGATAAGAGTTCACTTAAATTCCCAAGTGAAAACGACCAATTATTTGAAAGTTGTGAGCCAAAGGAAATTTCTGTACAGATTTCAAATACTGGAAGCGACATGAAAGGACCTTCACAGTATGAGGTTTATTACATAAGTAAAGGTAATCCTATGAAGGGTGAAAAGGTAGGTGAAGGCATTATTGATCCGATATTAGCAAATCAGTCAGCCACCTTAAAATTCACTGCAACAAAACCAGGAAATTATAAATTTAGAGCTTTACAAAGACCGAATCATGGACATAAAGCAGAAAGACAAGATTTATGGAGTGAAACAATTATGATTAATTGTAATGTAGATAAAGAAAATATTGAAACGATAGAGGTACAAGATGCTAGTATCCCAAATACAGAAGTACCCGTGGAAACAAATCCAACTCAAGAGGAAGAAAATGTGAATACTAGTCTGAGTGATACAGAGCAAATAAATACTCAAGATGAGGAACAGCAGGAAAACCTTGACAAATCTAGTGAATAA
- a CDS encoding LPXTG cell wall anchor domain-containing protein, translated as MKKIITLLLLNLVITTFVCLVPKNYVNAATGDQEIDIATTPEKLLFDVTNLAPGDWAERTLTIQNKGKQDFKYLSSVNLKEGSEKFYNELLLQISDQKGILFNGKMKDFNKLEPRFIAKNGSEQLFLKIVVPEELGNDFQGLGSEVEFKFYVEGTLGGLLPVDGPKLPDTGTNSFNILLSGAILLVIGTFLQFILKWRRRSTKHV; from the coding sequence GTGAAAAAAATAATTACACTTTTGCTCCTTAATTTGGTTATTACTACTTTTGTTTGTTTAGTTCCCAAAAACTATGTCAACGCTGCAACAGGTGACCAAGAAATAGATATTGCCACAACACCAGAGAAGTTGCTGTTTGACGTTACCAATTTAGCCCCAGGGGATTGGGCAGAGCGTACATTAACTATTCAAAACAAGGGCAAGCAAGATTTTAAATACCTCTCATCAGTTAATCTTAAAGAAGGTTCGGAAAAATTTTATAATGAACTATTGCTCCAAATATCTGATCAAAAAGGAATTCTTTTTAATGGAAAAATGAAGGACTTTAATAAATTGGAACCTAGGTTTATCGCTAAAAATGGCTCTGAGCAGCTATTTCTTAAAATTGTAGTACCTGAAGAACTAGGTAATGATTTTCAAGGACTTGGTAGTGAAGTTGAATTTAAGTTCTATGTTGAGGGTACTTTAGGCGGGCTTTTGCCAGTTGATGGTCCTAAATTACCTGACACTGGTACAAATTCTTTTAATATCCTTTTGAGTGGAGCCATTCTATTGGTTATAGGTACTTTCTTACAGTTTATTCTTAAATGGCGTAGGAGAAGTACGAAGCATGTATAA
- a CDS encoding DUF2535 family protein has protein sequence MLFKSLEFKNVVGQKVKVIDIPVLEEGSTYKFMIQVRLQNFITTLYQEKKPKKCYSFKEYLKKVMKWPDYEALFKVGELKNNA, from the coding sequence TTGTTATTCAAAAGCCTAGAGTTCAAAAATGTTGTTGGACAGAAGGTTAAAGTCATTGATATTCCTGTATTGGAGGAAGGTAGCACTTATAAATTTATGATCCAAGTCCGTTTACAGAATTTTATTACCACGCTTTATCAGGAAAAGAAACCGAAAAAATGCTATTCATTTAAAGAGTATTTGAAAAAGGTAATGAAATGGCCTGATTATGAAGCACTGTTTAAAGTAGGAGAATTAAAGAATAATGCATAA
- a CDS encoding MBL fold metallo-hydrolase, with translation MRRIGPIMIIEGANNSKVPFSRSLYINCKDKVLIDTGADPSKLLALDDQYGVELVINTHYHPDHTMHNHLFRDAEKWINPLEFETIQSVEGIARGNGVYQEWGPEGVEAMRKQFPREWVQSLGEITGTYQYDVEYNFSGVKVNFLHTPGHTKGYSSPYFPELGVVFVGDFDMTTFGPWYFGTDGDIDEFIASSKLLLELDAETYITGHQKGVFTRQEFIEAMGKFISMIDQRGEKIEKYVQQGMNFEELTNIGIFYPKKMLEVLILKTWERSGIRKHLQRLGYSVQGSEIQVVNK, from the coding sequence ATGAGGCGAATTGGTCCCATTATGATTATTGAAGGAGCGAATAATAGTAAAGTCCCATTTTCTAGAAGCTTATATATTAATTGTAAGGATAAGGTACTTATTGATACTGGTGCAGATCCCTCGAAACTTCTAGCGTTAGATGACCAATATGGGGTTGAATTGGTTATTAATACCCATTATCATCCTGATCATACCATGCATAACCATTTGTTTCGGGATGCAGAAAAATGGATAAACCCATTAGAGTTTGAAACCATCCAATCAGTCGAAGGAATCGCGAGAGGAAACGGAGTTTATCAGGAATGGGGGCCAGAAGGTGTAGAAGCAATGCGTAAGCAATTCCCACGAGAATGGGTGCAAAGCCTCGGTGAGATTACCGGAACGTACCAATATGATGTGGAATACAACTTTAGTGGTGTAAAGGTGAACTTTCTACATACACCAGGGCACACAAAAGGATATAGCAGCCCTTATTTTCCTGAGTTAGGAGTCGTCTTTGTGGGAGATTTCGATATGACTACCTTTGGACCATGGTACTTTGGAACCGATGGAGATATTGACGAGTTTATTGCATCTAGTAAATTACTGTTAGAGTTGGATGCAGAAACCTACATCACGGGCCATCAAAAAGGAGTTTTCACAAGGCAGGAATTTATTGAAGCAATGGGCAAATTTATTTCCATGATTGATCAACGTGGTGAAAAGATTGAAAAGTATGTACAACAGGGAATGAATTTCGAAGAACTAACAAATATAGGAATCTTTTATCCAAAAAAAATGCTCGAGGTATTGATTCTTAAAACGTGGGAACGAAGTGGGATTCGTAAGCATTTGCAACGTCTTGGGTATAGTGTTCAGGGATCGGAAATTCAAGTGGTCAACAAATGA
- a CDS encoding spore germination protein: MFKWFSGKKAEEPPKAHSLDLEELTEQIKAELSVGSDLVFRTMKRDGEKLIFCLMNTLIDSTRLDDVVIRSIINHKDIAWTCESIAKVLPMVSITAVNQLNEVVAGINEGKVYIYAEGQPCGILADVSKTIERGLEKAETESLVYGPKISFTESLQGNINILRNNIKDENLCEEDLTVGKRSKTKAKLVYIKGIADEEIIKTFKQRVQDLTLDYVPGTTVLGQYIESNSWSVFPQLMTTELPDRVSIALYRGKVAVLMDRSPDCLYGPTSFFAFFESTEDVYMRWNMGLFLRMLRLVATFFSVLLTPAYVAVLTYHYEVIPSPLLLSLGESRARVPFPPVMEALLLEFVIELLREAGARLPTKVGQTMGIVGGIVIGQAAVEAGFTSNILIIIIALSALGSFTTPSYLMGTAIRIIRFPIILMAGLWGGIGIMLCFCFFIIHLLRLETIGGPYLTPVYPIRLKDIGYSFFKLPPQFLSYRPLTNRTGDQERFPSKKAKQKRDVDE, from the coding sequence ATGTTCAAATGGTTTTCAGGGAAAAAAGCGGAAGAACCACCAAAAGCTCATAGTTTAGACTTGGAAGAATTAACGGAGCAGATTAAAGCAGAATTAAGTGTTGGTTCGGACCTTGTCTTTAGGACAATGAAAAGGGACGGGGAAAAACTTATTTTCTGCCTAATGAACACATTAATTGATTCCACTAGGCTCGATGATGTCGTAATCAGATCCATTATAAACCATAAGGACATTGCATGGACTTGTGAATCTATTGCGAAAGTTTTGCCTATGGTCTCTATTACTGCTGTGAATCAATTAAATGAAGTAGTTGCGGGAATTAACGAAGGAAAAGTATATATATATGCAGAAGGTCAGCCCTGTGGGATTCTAGCAGATGTTAGTAAGACCATTGAAAGAGGTCTTGAAAAAGCTGAAACGGAGTCACTTGTTTATGGTCCGAAAATTTCTTTTACGGAGTCACTACAGGGTAACATCAATATTTTGAGGAACAACATCAAGGATGAAAATTTATGTGAAGAAGACCTTACAGTCGGTAAACGATCAAAAACAAAGGCTAAGCTTGTCTACATTAAGGGGATTGCTGATGAAGAAATCATCAAAACCTTTAAGCAGAGGGTCCAAGATCTGACACTGGATTATGTCCCCGGGACAACTGTCCTTGGTCAGTATATTGAGAGTAACAGTTGGTCAGTTTTTCCGCAGTTGATGACAACTGAGCTCCCTGATCGTGTATCAATAGCGTTATATCGGGGTAAAGTGGCGGTATTAATGGACAGAAGTCCTGATTGTCTTTATGGTCCTACATCCTTTTTCGCCTTTTTTGAATCAACTGAAGATGTTTATATGCGCTGGAACATGGGTTTGTTTTTACGGATGCTGCGACTAGTGGCTACTTTTTTTTCTGTATTACTAACGCCTGCTTATGTTGCTGTTTTAACGTATCACTACGAAGTTATTCCTTCCCCATTGCTGCTTTCATTGGGGGAATCAAGGGCGAGAGTTCCCTTTCCACCCGTCATGGAAGCACTTTTACTAGAATTTGTAATCGAATTATTACGGGAGGCAGGAGCCAGGCTGCCGACAAAAGTTGGTCAGACAATGGGTATTGTAGGCGGTATCGTAATTGGGCAAGCTGCAGTTGAGGCAGGATTTACTAGCAATATCTTGATCATTATTATTGCATTAAGCGCTCTTGGTTCATTTACGACTCCAAGTTATTTAATGGGTACTGCAATTCGAATCATTCGGTTCCCAATCATATTGATGGCAGGTTTATGGGGCGGTATTGGAATTATGCTATGTTTTTGCTTTTTCATTATCCATTTACTTAGATTAGAGACAATTGGCGGTCCTTATCTTACGCCCGTTTACCCTATCAGATTAAAGGATATTGGCTACAGCTTTTTCAAGTTGCCTCCTCAATTTCTTTCATACCGCCCTTTAACGAATCGAACAGGTGACCAGGAGCGCTTTCCTAGTAAGAAAGCGAAACAAAAAAGGGATGTAGATGAATAG
- a CDS encoding lipoprotein has translation MKYRISFLFIVIVGLLLSACGQKGIENPLDYPVNDFNAVTQDNKPFEKKNLDGKIWIADFIFTNCADVCPPMTANMTKLQKMVEDEKLKNVEFVSFSVDPTVDTPEKLTSYSENFGLKTDNWTFLTGYTQGFIETYAKETFKTLVKKPQEGDQVIHQTYFFLVGPDGKVKKTYDGFQEVPYDEMVKDIKLLQ, from the coding sequence ATGAAGTATCGGATATCGTTTCTATTTATAGTTATTGTTGGATTGCTCCTTTCAGCTTGTGGACAAAAGGGGATTGAAAATCCACTGGATTATCCAGTAAATGATTTCAATGCTGTCACACAAGACAATAAACCATTTGAAAAGAAAAATCTGGATGGAAAAATATGGATAGCTGACTTTATCTTCACCAATTGCGCAGATGTTTGTCCACCAATGACGGCAAATATGACAAAATTGCAAAAAATGGTAGAAGATGAAAAGTTGAAAAATGTTGAATTTGTTTCGTTTAGTGTTGACCCGACCGTTGACACACCTGAAAAACTAACATCCTATTCGGAAAACTTTGGTTTAAAAACAGATAACTGGACTTTCTTAACTGGCTATACACAAGGGTTTATTGAAACGTATGCAAAAGAAACCTTTAAGACTTTAGTAAAAAAGCCTCAAGAGGGCGATCAAGTAATTCATCAAACCTACTTCTTCTTAGTTGGACCAGATGGCAAGGTTAAGAAAACTTACGATGGGTTTCAAGAAGTGCCGTATGATGAGATGGTTAAGGATATTAAATTGTTGCAATAG
- a CDS encoding GerAB/ArcD/ProY family transporter: MKVNLHPKEGLLFNAFMLVFVIHAVQVGVGLAGLPRVVYLEAKHDAWISVFLAGIITSVVLVLMVQMLKQYDSADLYGIHVDIFGKWAGHSLNFIYMIYMSSTFFIILMNYIEIVQVWIFPTLPTWQLSLVLLLLVIYGVYGGIRVIVGVSFISVVGTIWLAIVIFVPLQFGDYTHLFPIMNVNAKQLFMGAQNTTLSMLGFEIILFVYPFVKEKQKAMFFVQIGNLLTTIIFTVATLISIVFFASNSLEKTIWPVLSMFKIVRLPNLERFEFIAVSFWMLIILPNMCFYLWAASKGFSRILRKKQKWGVWIIAIVIFTASFFIKSRYQMNTMTDLVAKAGFYLAFCYPVLLASIVLIKKWFKRRESKHAETS, translated from the coding sequence ATGAAGGTGAATTTACATCCAAAAGAAGGATTATTGTTTAATGCATTTATGCTCGTTTTTGTCATCCACGCGGTACAGGTAGGAGTTGGGTTAGCTGGGCTGCCTAGAGTTGTTTATTTAGAAGCGAAGCATGATGCTTGGATTTCTGTTTTCTTAGCAGGGATAATAACTTCTGTTGTTTTGGTGCTGATGGTACAAATGCTCAAACAATATGACAGTGCAGACTTATATGGGATTCATGTTGATATATTTGGGAAATGGGCAGGGCATTCTTTGAATTTTATCTACATGATTTATATGTCTTCCACTTTTTTCATCATCTTAATGAACTACATTGAAATTGTTCAGGTATGGATATTCCCAACGTTGCCAACTTGGCAGCTTTCCCTCGTTCTCCTTTTGTTAGTTATTTATGGAGTTTATGGCGGGATAAGGGTTATCGTTGGAGTTTCCTTTATATCGGTGGTCGGAACTATATGGCTGGCTATAGTCATATTTGTACCGTTACAATTCGGTGATTATACTCATCTGTTTCCAATTATGAATGTAAATGCGAAACAACTATTTATGGGAGCTCAAAATACAACACTTTCTATGCTGGGTTTTGAAATCATTTTGTTTGTTTATCCATTTGTAAAAGAAAAGCAAAAGGCAATGTTTTTTGTTCAAATTGGGAATTTGCTTACAACGATAATATTTACTGTTGCAACGCTCATTTCTATTGTGTTTTTTGCTTCTAATAGCTTGGAAAAAACGATCTGGCCAGTTTTATCGATGTTTAAGATTGTTCGACTTCCTAACCTAGAAAGGTTTGAATTTATCGCAGTTTCCTTTTGGATGCTGATAATATTGCCCAATATGTGCTTCTATCTTTGGGCAGCTTCAAAGGGCTTTTCAAGAATCTTAAGGAAAAAACAAAAATGGGGTGTTTGGATTATTGCCATTGTCATCTTTACTGCATCCTTCTTTATAAAGTCAAGATATCAAATGAATACCATGACAGATTTGGTAGCAAAGGCAGGGTTTTACCTTGCTTTTTGCTATCCTGTTCTCCTCGCTAGTATTGTCCTCATAAAAAAATGGTTTAAAAGGAGGGAGAGTAAGCATGCAGAAACGTCATAA
- a CDS encoding SGNH/GDSL hydrolase family protein produces MKKVFTLLILSTFFLSSCSQSDRLDLHKERTASAVVYQEVPADFVPKEIKIISAGDSLTEGVGDTTKTGGYLPYLRTLLEEEKGIKEVDFYNFGVKGNRTPQLLKRLQTEEIKDTVSTADLVILTIGGNDIMKVVKDNISNLQLSIFDKEREVYINNLYQIMNTIITVNPDAYIVLVGVYNPFSQWFSDIKELDQIVSEWNVASQGVVANYQNAYFVGIEDLFKNPTESLLHTDNFHPNNKGYELIAQRLNETLEERTLPDLVKKAYMVSKEEN; encoded by the coding sequence ATGAAAAAGGTTTTCACCCTTCTCATTCTTTCGACATTTTTCTTAAGTTCTTGCAGTCAATCCGATCGCTTGGATTTGCACAAAGAACGGACAGCTTCGGCGGTCGTTTATCAAGAGGTTCCAGCCGATTTTGTCCCAAAGGAAATAAAGATTATTTCCGCTGGCGATTCATTAACAGAGGGTGTTGGCGATACTACAAAAACTGGAGGATACCTGCCTTACTTAAGAACTTTGCTCGAGGAAGAAAAGGGAATTAAGGAAGTTGATTTCTATAACTTCGGCGTCAAAGGTAATCGTACCCCGCAATTATTAAAAAGGCTTCAAACTGAGGAAATAAAAGACACTGTTTCTACGGCTGATTTGGTGATTTTGACCATTGGCGGCAATGACATTATGAAGGTAGTGAAGGATAATATCTCAAATCTACAACTATCCATCTTTGATAAGGAAAGAGAAGTATATATTAATAATCTGTACCAAATCATGAATACCATCATAACCGTAAATCCTGATGCTTACATTGTCTTGGTCGGTGTATATAATCCGTTTTCACAATGGTTTTCTGATATTAAGGAACTAGATCAGATTGTTTCAGAATGGAATGTTGCCAGCCAAGGAGTCGTTGCTAATTATCAGAATGCTTATTTTGTTGGGATTGAAGATTTATTTAAAAATCCGACAGAAAGTTTATTGCATACCGATAACTTTCACCCAAACAATAAGGGGTATGAATTGATTGCACAGCGATTAAATGAGACCCTAGAAGAACGGACATTACCTGATCTCGTTAAAAAGGCGTATATGGTCAGTAAAGAGGAGAATTAG
- a CDS encoding Ger(x)C family spore germination protein gives MQKRHKWLQMVIGMSSFFILTSCGVETKQLERLGLITAIGFDLKKENEITGTVAVSKFDPMAKVMTSLISADANTLQTLRAEENLATDQRLEMGQLRCVIYSKELAEKGIIQLVNALNRDPTVGNMVYLTIAEKDALSIIEMDEKKIKVNIGTYLYNLIRQNVERELLISPTLHEFNHKFFDNGQDPVLPILKVAKDKVAISGVALFNDDKMVARLSNDKLFYLKLLTDEYRTGSKELEFNRDEFANIIDVQGGRSYGEIYNKLFISLDTLRSNTKIKLVDKKNLVFKVEVEMDSRLLETTNYLELSEPANMKFIEKKVNKEMESQIKKLLVFFQENQVDPVGIGNEYMAHVRGTPISQKEWKEIYKNAKFDVQVDNTIARTGTMD, from the coding sequence ATGCAGAAACGTCATAAATGGTTGCAAATGGTAATTGGGATGAGTTCTTTCTTTATACTAACAAGCTGTGGAGTCGAAACGAAGCAACTAGAAAGACTGGGGCTCATTACTGCAATAGGATTTGATTTAAAGAAGGAAAATGAAATTACCGGTACAGTTGCAGTATCTAAATTTGATCCAATGGCCAAAGTAATGACCAGCTTAATCTCTGCTGATGCAAATACCCTCCAAACTTTAAGAGCAGAGGAAAATCTTGCCACCGACCAAAGACTTGAAATGGGTCAGCTCCGATGTGTCATTTATAGTAAGGAATTGGCTGAAAAGGGAATTATTCAGCTTGTAAATGCTCTCAATCGTGATCCCACGGTAGGAAATATGGTTTATTTAACAATTGCTGAAAAAGATGCTTTGTCCATCATTGAAATGGACGAGAAAAAAATAAAGGTGAATATTGGGACCTATTTATATAATTTAATTAGACAAAATGTGGAAAGGGAACTTCTAATCTCGCCGACACTTCATGAATTTAATCACAAATTTTTTGACAACGGACAGGATCCGGTGCTGCCGATACTAAAAGTGGCGAAAGACAAAGTAGCGATTTCAGGGGTTGCTTTATTCAATGATGATAAAATGGTGGCAAGATTAAGTAATGATAAACTCTTTTATTTGAAACTTTTAACAGATGAATATCGAACAGGATCTAAGGAATTAGAATTTAATCGTGATGAATTTGCCAATATAATCGACGTTCAAGGTGGTAGATCCTATGGAGAAATATATAACAAATTATTTATTAGTCTAGATACTTTGCGCAGTAATACAAAAATTAAATTAGTGGACAAAAAGAATCTAGTTTTTAAAGTTGAGGTAGAAATGGATTCTAGGTTGCTGGAAACCACAAATTATTTAGAATTAAGCGAACCTGCTAACATGAAGTTCATAGAGAAAAAAGTAAATAAAGAAATGGAAAGTCAAATTAAAAAACTCCTTGTGTTTTTCCAAGAAAATCAGGTTGACCCAGTTGGAATTGGAAATGAGTATATGGCTCATGTCCGAGGAACGCCTATTTCCCAAAAGGAATGGAAAGAAATATATAAGAATGCTAAATTTGATGTTCAAGTAGATAATACGATTGCGAGAACGGGAACAATGGATTAG
- the sipW gene encoding signal peptidase I SipW, producing the protein MQTKTIKKWISNFVTIVLFLILILMIFLFVSTKVSGGEPQVFGYQLKTVLSGSMEPGIKTGSIILVKPGRDMEKLNKGDVITFINEDRVIVTHRILEVIKSGEQVSYRTKGDNNKTADPNSVLSNNILAKYTGFTIPYVGYIADFAKSKAGNALFLILPGILLICYSLFSIWNSFSQLEKRNKKTSEDGIV; encoded by the coding sequence ATGCAAACAAAAACAATAAAGAAATGGATCAGTAATTTTGTAACTATTGTTCTATTTTTAATACTTATTTTAATGATATTCTTGTTTGTTTCTACTAAAGTGTCTGGGGGAGAACCACAAGTATTTGGCTATCAATTGAAAACTGTTTTATCTGGATCAATGGAGCCAGGAATAAAAACGGGTTCGATTATTCTAGTTAAACCAGGCCGAGATATGGAGAAACTTAATAAAGGTGACGTAATCACTTTTATAAATGAAGATAGAGTAATAGTAACTCATAGAATATTGGAAGTAATCAAATCAGGAGAACAAGTAAGTTATCGAACTAAAGGGGACAATAATAAAACAGCAGATCCCAATTCAGTATTATCCAACAATATCCTTGCAAAATATACAGGTTTCACAATTCCTTATGTAGGTTATATTGCGGACTTCGCAAAATCAAAAGCTGGAAATGCATTATTTCTTATTCTTCCTGGAATATTACTCATTTGTTATTCTTTGTTTTCAATATGGAACAGCTTTTCTCAACTTGAAAAGAGGAACAAAAAAACTTCCGAGGATGGAATTGTTTAG
- a CDS encoding XRE family transcriptional regulator, producing MIGKKIKRLRQQKGYSITELGRLADVSKSYLSQLERGLQTNPSLQFLIKVSKPLDTSIDYLLQESKVQKCENSELDEEWKGLIRQAIEGGLKKEDFHEYRKYIKFQEWMREQREQKKS from the coding sequence ATGATTGGGAAGAAGATTAAGCGGTTGCGGCAGCAAAAGGGGTATTCCATTACGGAATTGGGAAGGTTAGCTGATGTATCGAAATCTTACCTAAGCCAGCTTGAGAGAGGGTTACAGACCAATCCCTCCCTTCAATTTCTCATTAAGGTGTCAAAGCCTTTAGATACAAGTATTGATTACCTCTTACAGGAATCTAAAGTACAAAAGTGTGAAAATAGCGAACTTGATGAGGAATGGAAGGGTTTAATCCGTCAGGCGATTGAGGGTGGCTTAAAAAAAGAAGATTTCCATGAGTACCGGAAGTACATAAAATTCCAGGAATGGATGAGAGAACAGAGAGAACAGAAAAAATCATAA
- a CDS encoding CalY family protein has translation MSIKKKLGLGIASAAMGLALIGGGTYAYFNDTAVTNAKFANGILDLNAAPTTIIDVKNLKPGDWMNRTFTLSNDGTLDISRVLLSTEYTVTNKAGAAINTDDLGKHIRVNFLFNDDKALLGPISPDQVIYQTTLEQLKGMSPDAVSNAVFIPWLEEVGGLKAGDDDKLYVQFEFVDNGLDQNQFQGDSLELKWTFDGKQTAGQSR, from the coding sequence ATGAGTATTAAAAAGAAGTTAGGTTTAGGAATTGCTTCTGCAGCAATGGGATTGGCTTTAATTGGCGGAGGTACATATGCATACTTTAATGACACTGCCGTAACAAATGCTAAATTTGCAAATGGTATATTGGATTTAAATGCTGCTCCAACAACTATTATTGATGTGAAAAATCTTAAACCAGGAGATTGGATGAACCGTACATTCACTCTAAGTAACGATGGAACTCTCGATATCTCAAGAGTATTACTTTCTACTGAATATACAGTAACCAATAAAGCTGGGGCAGCTATTAATACTGACGACCTTGGAAAACACATCAGAGTCAATTTCTTATTCAACGATGATAAAGCCTTACTTGGACCAATATCACCTGATCAAGTAATTTATCAAACTACACTTGAACAGTTAAAAGGTATGAGCCCTGATGCAGTCTCAAACGCAGTATTTATTCCTTGGTTAGAAGAAGTTGGAGGATTAAAAGCTGGAGATGATGATAAATTATATGTTCAATTCGAGTTTGTTGACAACGGCTTAGATCAGAACCAATTTCAAGGAGATTCTTTAGAGCTTAAGTGGACATTTGATGGTAAACAAACAGCAGGTCAATCTAGATAA
- a CDS encoding DegV family protein has translation MSKIKIVTDSTMDMTMEQAELLGVVVVPLSVTINGETYLDRVEIQPEEFMETMKGLKELPKSSQPSAGTFLEVYDRLGEEGYEVISIHMTGKMSGTIRSAESAAQMTKTKVSVVDSKFISMALQFQVREAAEMAKQGKSLEEILERLDIVRENSKLYLMIDTLENMVKGGRIGKGKAFIGSLLNIKPIASLEGAEYNPVAKVRSHSQVVKWLAKQFAEDVQGKTVKRVGIVHAEALELATKLKNSIIDLTGYNDISVDYTGPTISTHTGPGTIAIMYYYE, from the coding sequence ATGAGTAAGATTAAGATTGTCACGGATTCAACGATGGATATGACAATGGAACAGGCAGAACTTCTAGGTGTTGTGGTGGTGCCGTTATCTGTAACAATAAATGGTGAAACCTATTTGGACCGAGTGGAGATTCAACCTGAAGAATTTATGGAAACCATGAAGGGCTTAAAAGAATTACCGAAAAGCTCACAGCCTTCCGCTGGAACCTTCCTTGAAGTGTATGACCGTCTTGGTGAAGAAGGCTATGAAGTAATTTCTATACATATGACAGGTAAAATGAGTGGCACGATACGCTCAGCTGAAAGTGCAGCACAAATGACGAAGACCAAGGTAAGTGTTGTGGACTCTAAGTTTATCTCGATGGCCCTTCAGTTCCAGGTTCGTGAGGCAGCCGAAATGGCGAAGCAAGGAAAGAGTTTAGAGGAAATTCTCGAACGTCTCGATATAGTCCGTGAGAATTCCAAGCTTTATCTTATGATTGATACACTGGAGAATATGGTGAAAGGCGGAAGGATTGGCAAAGGGAAAGCCTTTATAGGTTCCTTGCTTAATATAAAGCCGATTGCTTCGTTAGAAGGTGCCGAATATAACCCAGTTGCAAAGGTCCGAAGTCATTCACAAGTGGTTAAATGGCTCGCAAAGCAATTCGCAGAGGATGTACAAGGAAAGACTGTTAAACGTGTGGGAATTGTTCATGCAGAGGCACTCGAGTTGGCCACAAAATTAAAAAACTCTATCATCGATTTAACAGGCTATAACGATATTTCTGTTGATTACACAGGTCCAACAATCAGTACCCATACAGGACCAGGTACGATTGCCATCATGTATTACTATGAATAA